The region GTCGGGATCTGCTGGGACCAGTGGTATCCCGAATGCGCGCGCGTCATGGCGCTGATGGGCGCCGAATTGCTCTTCTACCCGACCGCAATCGGCTCCGAACCCTATGACGCCGACCTCGATACGAGCCGCATGTGGCGCCGCGCGATGCAGGGGCATTCGGTCTCGAACTGCATGCCGGTGATCGCCTCCAACCGCATCGGGCACGAGGGGCCGGAAGACCGCGCGCAAAGCTTCTACGGCCACAGTTTCATTTCCAACGAATGGGGCGATCTCGTCGCCGAATTCGGCGCGAAGGAAGAGGGTGTGCTGGTTGCGACGCTCGATCTCGGCCAGGCGGCCAAGCACCGCGCCGGCATGGGCTTCTTCCGCGACCGCCGCCCGCAGCTTTACGGGCGCATCTGCGAAGACATTTGAGCCGCGAGGTCTATCTCCTCGCGCTTGGCTCCAACCGGCGCCACCATCGCCATGGCGACCCGCAGCGGATCGTCCGGCAGGCGGTGGTGGAACTGGCAGAGCTTGGCGATATCGCCGCGCTTTCGCCGATCATCGCGAGCGATCCCGTCGGCCCGTCCGACCGGCGCTTCGCCAACGCAGCGGCGCTTCTCCACACCGATCTCGACCCGCGCGAGCTATTGGGCGAGCTCAAGCGCATCGAGCGCTCGTTCGGCCGCAGGCGCGGGCCGCGCTGGGGCGCGCGGGTGATCGACCTCGATATCG is a window of Erythrobacter sp. HKB08 DNA encoding:
- the folK gene encoding 2-amino-4-hydroxy-6-hydroxymethyldihydropteridine diphosphokinase yields the protein MSREVYLLALGSNRRHHRHGDPQRIVRQAVVELAELGDIAALSPIIASDPVGPSDRRFANAAALLHTDLDPRELLGELKRIERSFGRRRGPRWGARVIDLDIVLWSGGVVAEPDLMIPHLELHRRDFVLGPAKAIAPRWRDPISGLTIRQLDARLTKRRRAPR